In Planctomycetota bacterium, one DNA window encodes the following:
- a CDS encoding HEAT repeat domain-containing protein, giving the protein MSNQRALLGFAFWSVAWLACAPLAHTAEFQVRGYTIRVPDGFTVELACDTSLVKYPVCANFDERGRLYVCEASGTAQWNKPQPIETRHRVVRLEDSNGDGVFDRRTTFAEFEMMPQGSCWLDGSLYVAAAPVIWKLTDADDDGVAERCEEWVKTDAVTGCLNDLRGPYLGPDGNVYWCKGPATQTYSRDGKPWTSAARHILRRPPNGKDVDVLMVGGMDNPVEIAFAANGERFVTCTNFQMLGTPRDDGILHAVYGAVHPKDIGPVFEYPWTGPDLMPPLTGWGAMSPAGLMCNESSVLGREYQGNLFSALFSGHKVMRHALAPSGSTYASRDEDFLVCDDVAFHPTDVLEDADGSLLVIETGGWYLHCCPSSTFYRPDVSGAIYRVRKSNAAKVADPRGATVAFANLAPDALATMLGDARPAVRRQATEQLAGRGVDALPALQATLKDSPSVEARCAAVWTTTRIAGPEARALVREALADRDVTVRQAALNSISLHRDPAASPTLTKMLASGTPHERRLAAETLGRLHDRAAVPALLAGLSTPADRFLEHALIYALIDIADADATSQGLTSRNVAVRRGALIALDQMHAKTLDPQRVIAELDTADERMQDASWWIVSRHAKEWGGLLAERLRKSLANTSASADERAVLKKRLAKLARAPGLSSWLVTELTAAQVAPETRMLLLEAMSDAGGQFAEPQWVEALLTMLQQPADRQLSTQLIATLAKMPPVATRDDAGRKLYKALNAGLLASARDAQLAPEARVRALAGIRDKSLGAIDDELFGFLLLNLAPDQPLALRTSAAEALARSKLNANQLSRLAGGLKNLALSELNVVLPLFQGQADDALGRRLVSSLQGSSSADGLNAFRLRTVLGTFSEPVLKEAQPLFDRLEQAQAEQLAKATRVLTLLQSADPHRGIQVFLSQKAACASCHKAAHVGGVTGPHLQGVGKRRTERDLIESILFPSASLVQSYESWVVATTDGRMLNGVLLEDRPDEILLSAGVDKTYRIPRAAVEQMQRSELSIMPTGLDKTLSEQELADLVAYLKSL; this is encoded by the coding sequence GTGTCAAATCAGCGAGCGCTGCTTGGGTTCGCGTTCTGGAGTGTGGCCTGGTTGGCGTGCGCGCCGCTGGCCCATACCGCCGAGTTCCAGGTGCGCGGCTACACGATCCGTGTGCCGGATGGCTTCACCGTCGAGTTGGCGTGCGACACGTCGCTGGTCAAGTATCCGGTCTGCGCCAACTTCGACGAACGGGGCCGGCTGTACGTTTGCGAAGCATCGGGCACGGCCCAGTGGAACAAGCCCCAGCCCATCGAAACTCGGCATCGCGTCGTTCGGCTCGAGGACTCGAACGGCGACGGCGTGTTCGATCGCCGCACGACGTTCGCCGAGTTCGAGATGATGCCCCAGGGAAGCTGCTGGCTCGATGGCTCGCTCTACGTGGCGGCCGCGCCGGTGATCTGGAAATTGACTGACGCCGACGATGATGGCGTGGCCGAACGCTGCGAAGAATGGGTGAAAACGGACGCCGTGACGGGCTGTCTGAACGACCTGCGCGGCCCGTACCTGGGGCCCGACGGCAACGTTTATTGGTGCAAGGGGCCGGCGACCCAGACTTACTCGCGCGACGGCAAACCCTGGACCAGCGCCGCGCGACACATCTTGCGCCGCCCGCCAAACGGAAAAGATGTCGATGTCTTGATGGTCGGCGGCATGGACAACCCGGTCGAGATCGCCTTTGCCGCCAACGGCGAACGGTTTGTCACCTGCACCAACTTTCAGATGCTGGGCACCCCGCGCGACGATGGCATTCTGCACGCCGTGTATGGCGCGGTTCACCCCAAAGACATTGGCCCCGTGTTCGAGTACCCGTGGACGGGGCCCGACTTGATGCCGCCGTTGACCGGCTGGGGGGCGATGTCGCCGGCGGGGCTGATGTGCAATGAATCGTCGGTCCTCGGTCGCGAATACCAGGGAAATCTGTTCTCGGCCCTGTTCAGTGGTCATAAGGTCATGCGCCACGCGCTGGCGCCGTCGGGCTCGACGTACGCATCGCGCGACGAGGACTTCCTGGTCTGTGACGATGTGGCGTTTCATCCGACCGATGTGCTCGAAGACGCCGATGGCAGTTTGCTGGTCATCGAAACCGGCGGCTGGTACTTGCACTGTTGTCCGTCGTCGACGTTCTATCGCCCCGACGTCAGCGGCGCGATCTACCGGGTCCGAAAATCGAACGCCGCGAAAGTCGCCGACCCACGCGGGGCCACGGTTGCTTTTGCCAATCTAGCGCCGGATGCGTTGGCGACGATGCTGGGGGACGCGCGTCCCGCGGTACGTCGCCAGGCGACCGAGCAACTTGCCGGGCGCGGAGTGGACGCGCTCCCCGCGTTGCAAGCCACGCTGAAGGACAGCCCGTCGGTCGAAGCCCGCTGTGCCGCGGTCTGGACAACGACGCGCATCGCCGGCCCCGAGGCGCGGGCGCTCGTTCGCGAAGCGCTCGCCGATCGCGATGTAACAGTCCGCCAAGCGGCGCTGAACTCGATTAGCCTGCACCGTGATCCGGCGGCTTCGCCGACGCTGACCAAGATGCTCGCCTCGGGCACGCCCCACGAGCGTCGACTGGCGGCCGAGACGTTGGGGCGTCTGCACGACCGTGCCGCGGTGCCAGCCCTCTTGGCCGGTCTGTCGACTCCGGCTGATCGATTCTTGGAGCACGCGTTGATCTACGCTCTGATCGACATTGCCGACGCCGATGCCACGTCGCAAGGTCTGACAAGCCGCAACGTCGCTGTCCGCCGAGGCGCGCTGATTGCGCTGGACCAAATGCACGCCAAAACTCTCGATCCGCAACGAGTGATCGCCGAACTCGATACCGCCGACGAGCGGATGCAGGATGCCTCCTGGTGGATCGTGTCGCGACATGCCAAGGAGTGGGGCGGACTGCTGGCCGAACGCCTGAGAAAAAGTCTGGCCAACACCAGCGCGAGCGCGGACGAACGCGCCGTGTTGAAAAAGCGTTTGGCCAAGCTGGCCCGAGCGCCCGGCTTGTCGAGTTGGCTGGTGACCGAGTTGACCGCCGCCCAGGTAGCGCCCGAGACGCGGATGCTGCTGCTCGAGGCCATGAGCGACGCTGGCGGCCAGTTTGCCGAGCCCCAGTGGGTCGAGGCGCTGTTGACCATGTTGCAACAGCCGGCCGATCGGCAACTGTCAACGCAGTTGATCGCCACGTTGGCGAAAATGCCTCCGGTGGCCACGCGCGATGACGCCGGGCGCAAACTTTACAAGGCGCTCAATGCCGGCTTGCTCGCTTCGGCGCGCGACGCTCAGCTTGCCCCCGAGGCGCGAGTTCGCGCCCTGGCGGGCATTCGCGACAAGTCGCTCGGCGCGATCGACGACGAGTTGTTTGGGTTTCTGCTGCTGAACCTGGCGCCCGATCAACCGTTGGCCTTGCGCACCAGCGCGGCTGAGGCGTTGGCCCGGAGCAAACTGAACGCTAACCAGTTGTCACGTCTGGCGGGCGGTTTGAAGAACCTGGCACTGTCCGAACTGAACGTCGTGCTGCCTTTGTTCCAGGGGCAAGCGGACGACGCGCTGGGACGCCGGCTGGTGTCATCGCTGCAGGGCTCGTCGTCAGCCGACGGGTTGAACGCCTTTCGTCTGCGCACGGTGCTGGGCACGTTCAGCGAGCCAGTGCTCAAGGAAGCCCAGCCGCTGTTCGATCGGCTCGAACAGGCCCAGGCCGAGCAACTGGCCAAGGCGACTCGCGTGTTGACCCTGTTGCAAAGCGCCGATCCTCATCGTGGCATCCAGGTGTTTTTGAGCCAGAAGGCGGCTTGTGCTTCGTGTCACAAGGCGGCGCACGTCGGCGGGGTGACGGGGCCGCACCTGCAGGGAGTCGGCAAGCGTCGCACCGAACGGGATCTGATCGAGTCGATACTGTTTCCCAGCGCGTCGCTGGTGCAAAGCTACGAATCGTGGGTCGTGGCCACCACCGACGGGCGGATGTTGAATGGAGTGTTGTTGGAAGACCGCCCCGATGAAATCTTGCTGTCGGCCGGTGTCGACAAAACCTACCGAATTCCGCGCGCGGCGGTCGAGCAAATGCAGCGGAGCGAGTTGTCGATCATGCCGACCGGGCTCGACAAGACGCTCAGCGAGCAGGAGCTTGCCGACCTGGTCGCGTACTTGAAGTCACTTTGA
- a CDS encoding DUF1553 domain-containing protein: MFLWGALLALGVCLGLAPGASAADRPVSFINEVVPVLTKAGCNAGVCHAKAIKGQNGFQLSLFGYEPREDYDHIAHEGRGRRIFLPAPDRSLLLLKASGQLPHGGGVRLDRSSEGYAVLREWIRQGALFDPPTGPTLSALEIEPSRASMARNSQQQLKSLARYSDGSVRDITSMALYETSDRALAEVSGQGLVRVLDIAGNASVMVRYQGRVAVLSVSIPLGSPVDQLPASRNFIDDLVFANLKKLGVQPSPVCDDATFVRRVTLDIAGRMPTEAETTAFLADGDAAKRDRLIDRLLGSADYADYFAGKWAALLKNRRENASDLVANFAFHAWVRDSLLANKPYDQFVRELLAATGTIVGNPPVAWYKRVKEPKQQIEDIAQLFLGVRMQCAQCHHHPFEKWSQDDYYALTAFFSQVGRKPSLTRDEDLIFHKRGLATATNVKTGHQLKPAALGDNMPSIAPDEDPRLRLADWMSSPDNPFFAKSLVNRYWKHFFQRGLIEPEDDIRDTNPPTNPELLAALEQHFIKSKFDLKALVRTIVRSNAYQLSSQPNEYNLGDRQNYSRFYPRRLPAEVMLDAIDRLAGAQTDFANLPAGTHAIALPDSSYNQSSPFLKVFGRPAGESVCECERVQSSSLAQSLHLINAADIKAKLTAAAGRAQRLAKEDRPAEAKIRELYLLAFSREPRADELKTATDYLAEARTDVNGKPIDPQQVARENFQDLLWALINTKEFQFNH, encoded by the coding sequence ATGTTCTTATGGGGAGCCCTATTGGCGCTTGGTGTCTGCCTGGGCTTGGCCCCGGGGGCTTCGGCTGCCGATCGGCCAGTCAGCTTTATCAATGAAGTCGTGCCGGTCCTGACCAAGGCGGGTTGCAACGCCGGGGTCTGCCATGCCAAGGCGATCAAGGGTCAGAACGGGTTCCAGTTGTCGCTGTTCGGCTACGAGCCGCGCGAAGATTACGATCACATCGCCCACGAAGGTCGCGGCCGGCGCATCTTCCTGCCGGCTCCCGACCGCAGCCTGCTGCTGTTGAAGGCTTCGGGTCAGTTGCCACACGGGGGTGGCGTGCGCCTGGACCGCAGTTCGGAAGGCTATGCCGTGTTGCGCGAGTGGATTCGCCAAGGGGCGTTGTTCGATCCACCGACGGGCCCCACCCTGTCCGCGCTTGAAATCGAACCGTCTCGCGCATCGATGGCGCGTAACTCGCAACAGCAGCTCAAATCGCTGGCCCGCTATTCGGACGGCAGCGTCCGCGACATTACGAGCATGGCCCTCTACGAAACCAGCGACCGCGCGTTGGCCGAAGTTTCGGGCCAGGGGCTGGTTCGCGTGCTGGATATTGCCGGCAACGCCTCGGTGATGGTGCGTTACCAGGGGCGCGTGGCCGTGCTGAGCGTGTCGATTCCACTGGGCTCTCCGGTCGATCAATTGCCGGCGTCGCGCAACTTTATCGATGACCTGGTGTTCGCCAATCTCAAGAAGCTGGGCGTGCAGCCCTCGCCTGTTTGCGACGATGCCACGTTCGTGCGGCGTGTCACGTTGGACATTGCCGGTCGGATGCCCACCGAGGCCGAGACCACGGCGTTTCTGGCCGATGGCGATGCCGCGAAGCGCGACCGGCTGATCGATCGACTGTTGGGCAGCGCGGACTACGCCGACTATTTCGCCGGCAAATGGGCGGCGCTGTTGAAGAACCGCCGCGAAAACGCCAGCGACCTGGTGGCGAACTTTGCCTTTCATGCCTGGGTGCGCGACAGCCTGCTGGCCAACAAGCCCTACGATCAGTTCGTGCGCGAGCTATTGGCCGCCACGGGCACGATCGTCGGCAATCCGCCGGTGGCCTGGTACAAGCGCGTCAAAGAACCCAAGCAGCAGATCGAAGACATCGCCCAGTTGTTCCTGGGCGTGCGGATGCAGTGTGCCCAGTGCCACCATCACCCGTTCGAGAAGTGGAGCCAGGACGACTATTACGCTCTGACCGCTTTCTTCAGCCAGGTCGGCCGCAAGCCTTCGCTGACGCGCGACGAAGATCTGATCTTCCACAAGCGCGGGCTCGCCACGGCGACCAACGTGAAGACCGGCCACCAGTTGAAGCCGGCCGCGCTCGGGGACAACATGCCGAGCATCGCTCCCGACGAAGACCCGCGGCTGCGGCTGGCCGATTGGATGAGTTCGCCTGACAACCCGTTCTTTGCCAAGTCGCTAGTCAACCGCTACTGGAAGCATTTCTTTCAGCGCGGGCTGATTGAACCCGAGGACGACATTCGCGACACCAACCCGCCCACCAATCCCGAACTGTTGGCGGCGCTGGAACAGCACTTCATCAAGAGCAAGTTCGACCTGAAGGCGTTGGTCCGCACCATCGTCCGGTCCAACGCCTATCAACTCAGCTCGCAGCCGAACGAATACAACCTGGGGGATCGGCAGAACTATTCGCGGTTCTATCCCCGCCGGCTGCCGGCCGAAGTGATGCTCGACGCGATCGACCGGCTGGCGGGGGCGCAGACCGATTTCGCCAACTTGCCTGCCGGCACCCACGCCATTGCGCTGCCCGATAGCAGCTACAACCAATCGTCGCCGTTCCTCAAGGTGTTTGGTCGCCCCGCCGGGGAAAGCGTTTGCGAATGCGAACGTGTTCAATCGTCGAGCCTGGCGCAAAGCCTGCACCTGATTAACGCCGCCGATATCAAGGCCAAGCTCACGGCGGCGGCCGGCCGGGCGCAGCGGCTGGCCAAGGAAGACCGGCCGGCCGAGGCCAAGATTCGCGAGTTGTACCTGCTGGCGTTCTCGCGCGAGCCGCGGGCCGATGAGTTGAAGACCGCGACGGACTACCTGGCCGAAGCGCGCACCGACGTCAACGGCAAGCCGATCGATCCGCAACAAGTGGCGCGCGAGAACTTCCAGGATCTGCTCTGGGCGCTGATTAACACCAAAGAGTTCCAGTTCAATCACTAA